TGAAGGTTTACACAAATATTTAATTAGACCCAGTAGTTGGAATATATTTTAATTAATAATTATATATTATAACTTGTATAGAAATAAAATCCCAAGACACAAAGCTTGGGATTTTTTAATTTTTTGAATGGAGGATATAACAATGAGTTTAAAAGAAAAATTAGAAAAACCATTTTCAGAGGATGAACTAGAATTTAGAGTTGGTGCTACTAATTCAGATAAAACTAAAGGATTAGCACTAGCGTACATACAGGCAAGAGCTATTCAAAATAGACTAGATGAGGTTGTGGGTATAGAAAATTGGAAAGTTTCATATAAAGAGATTAATGGTGGCTTTATAGCTAAACTAGAACTTAAAATTAATAATGAATGGATTGCTAAAGAAGATGGATCAGGAGTTACTGACTATGAAGCAATAAAAGGTGGAATATCTTGTGCTTTTAAAAGAGTTGCTTCTGTATGGGGTATTGGAAGGTATCTTTATGAAGTTGAAGGACAATGGTTACCAATAGAGCAAAGAGGTAAAAGCTATATCTTTAAAGAGACCCCTAAATTAAATAAGCAACAGAAAGATAGTTCGGTTGAAGAATCAAAAAAAGATAGAGCTAAAAATATTGAGCTTACTTTTGGAAAATACAAAGGCAAAACTTTAGGAGAGATTTTCAAAGAGAATAAAGATTATTTAACATATTTAACTACAAATAGCAAAGATACAAGAATTATAAACGCATGTAAATATTTATTAAATTTCAAGGAGGTTGCATAAGTGTTGGAGTTAATTGGTGGAATTTTAATTGTTGTAGGAACAGCTTTGGGTGCTTTAAGTGGTGTAATAAATAAAAAATAGAAAGCAATCTCTGGACAGTGTTCCAGAGATTTTTATTTTAAGGAGGAAAAATTAATGAAGGCATATGAAATAATGAATGGGATGATAGATACTCTGGATATTTTTCTAGAGTCAGAGCAAAATGAAGGAGATAAAGAAAACTATGAGTTTGTAATGGAATTCCTAAAAGAGGAGCTACAGAGTAAAAGTAGCAATATCATAAAATACATTAGGAATGTTTCTTTAGAAGTTGAAGTTTTATCACAAGAGGAAGATAGACTTGAAAAACTTAGAAAACAAAAAGAGAAAAAGGTTAATAGCTTAAAGAAGTATCTTACAGATATACTTTTAAACTTAGATAAAAATAAGATTGAAA
The nucleotide sequence above comes from Cetobacterium somerae ATCC BAA-474. Encoded proteins:
- a CDS encoding Rad52/Rad22 family DNA repair protein, translating into MSLKEKLEKPFSEDELEFRVGATNSDKTKGLALAYIQARAIQNRLDEVVGIENWKVSYKEINGGFIAKLELKINNEWIAKEDGSGVTDYEAIKGGISCAFKRVASVWGIGRYLYEVEGQWLPIEQRGKSYIFKETPKLNKQQKDSSVEESKKDRAKNIELTFGKYKGKTLGEIFKENKDYLTYLTTNSKDTRIINACKYLLNFKEVA
- a CDS encoding siphovirus Gp157 family protein, with translation MKAYEIMNGMIDTLDIFLESEQNEGDKENYEFVMEFLKEELQSKSSNIIKYIRNVSLEVEVLSQEEDRLEKLRKQKEKKVNSLKKYLTDILLNLDKNKIETELGNLGLRKSVSVAIDNLDLIPKKYIQKKIELVPDKRLLSEILKQGKNIKGVHLENKYSLQIR